The following are encoded in a window of Fulvia fulva chromosome 7, complete sequence genomic DNA:
- a CDS encoding Choline oxidase yields the protein MERQRSSSAVAVVQTKFADIWPLSAAPGRLSPHSLSSLIIHTRSLIEQRSEIYTTCFTHPNVCTITMATTNQLPAADVNSYDFVIVGGGTAGCVIASRLSEYLPKKRVLLIEAGPSDFMDDRVLLLKDWLNLLGGELDYDYPTTEQPHGNSFIRHSRAKVLGGCSSHNTLISFRPFEYDCKRWEAQGCKGWDFKTFTRILDNLRNTVQPVHERHRNQLCKDWISTGAKALDLPIAHDYNKEIRETGALHPGIGFLSIAYNPDDGRRSSASVAYIHPILRGEEKRPNLTILTHAWVSKINLKGTQVTGVNVTLQDGTQRTLTAKCETVLCAGAVDTPRLMMLSGLGPKQHLQSLGIEVLKDLPGVGENLIDHPESIILWELNKPVPANQTVMDSDAAIFLRREVPNAAGGDGDIIDIMAHCYQVPFVYNTERLGYDVPKDAFCVTPNIPRPRSRGKLYLTSSDPSVKPALDFRYFSDPEGYDAATIVEGLKAARKIAEQAPFKDWIKREIAPGPAITSDEDLSEYGRRVAHTVYHPAGTTKMGDVKTNHMAVVDPELKIRGLQNVRIADAGVFPEMPSINPMLTILAIGERCAEMLAETWGGNEWAQRARL from the exons ATGGAGAGGCAAAGGTCGTCGTCGGCGGTCGCTGTCGTGCAAACAAAGTTCG CTGACATCTGGCCTCTCTCTGCTGCACCTGGCCGACTCTCACCTCATTCGCTGTCCAGCCTGATTATACACACTCGCTCGCTTATCGAACAAAGAAGCGAGATATACACCACCTGTTTCACACATCCCAACGTCTGCACAATCACAATGGCCACCACCAACCAGCTCCCAGCAGCTGACGTGAACAGCTATGATTTTGTCATCGTTGGCGGAGGCACAGCTGGGTGCGTAATTGCATCCCGCTTGTCGGAGTACTTACCAAAGAAGCGTGTGCTGCTCATCGAGGCCGGACCGTCGGACTTCATGGACGACCGAGTACTGCTTCTCAAGGACTGGCTAAACTTGCTTGGAGGCGAGCTGGATTACGACTACCCCACCACTGAGCAACCGCATGGCAACTCCTTCATCAGACACTCCCGCGCCAAGGTTCTGGGCGGCTGCTCCAGCCACAACACCTTGATCAGCTTCAGACCGTTCGAATACGACTGCAAGCGGTGGGAGGCCCAAGGCTGCAAAGGCTGGGACTTCAAGACCTTCACACGCATCCTCGACAACCTCCGCAACACCGTTCAGCCCGTTCACGAACGCCACAGGAACCAGCTCTGCAAGGACTGGATCAGCACTGGTGCCAAGGCCCTCGATCTCCCCATTGCGCACGATTACAACAAGGAAATTCGCGAGACTGGAGCTCTGCACCCAGGTATTGGCTTCTTGTCTATTGCTTACAACCCTGATGATGGCCGCAGGAGCAGTGCAAGTGTTGCCTACATTCACCCAATCCTGCGAGGTGAGGAGAAGCGACCGAACTTGACCATCTTGACCCATGCGTGGGTAAGTAAGATCAACCTCAAAGGCACTCAAGTCACAGGTGTAAATGTGACCCTCCAAGACGGCACCCAACGCACCCTGACTGCCAAATGCGAAACCGTCCTGTGTGCAGGTGCTGTAGACACGCCTCGCTTGATGATGCTCTCCGGTCTTGGCCCAAAGCAACACCTTCAATCGCTCGGCATTGAAGTCCTCAAAGACCTGCCCGGTGTAGGCGAGAACCTGATTGATCACCCAGAATCTATCATCCTCTGGGAGCTGAACAAGCCTGTGCCCGCCAACCAGACAGTCATGGATTCCGATGCCGCCATCTTCTTGCGAAGAGAAGTGCCCAACGCAGCTGGCGGTGATGGTGATATCATCGATATCATGGCTCACTGTTACCAAGTGCCATTCGTATACAACACCGAGCGTCTTGGCTATGATGTGCCAAAGGACGCTTTCTGCGTTACTCCCAACATCCCTCGTCCACGATCACGAGGAAAGCTTTACCTCACAAGCTCAGACCCTAGCGTGAAGCCCGCCCTTGACTTCCGCTACTTCTCCGATCCCGAGGGCTATGATGCCGCGACTATCGTCGAAGGCTTGAAGGCAGCTCGCAAGATCGCCGAGCAGGCACCCTTCAAAGACTGGATCAAGCGAGAAATCGCCCCCGGTCCAGCCATCACATCCGACGAGGACCTCAGCGAGTACGGTCGCCGCGTCGCACACACCGTCTACCACCCGGCCGGTACCACCAAGATGGGCGATGTCAAGACCAACCACATGGCCGTCGTTGACCCAGAGCTCAAGATCCGCGGTCTGCAGAACGTCAGAATCGCAGACGCCGGTGTCTTCCCCGAGATGCCATCCATCAACCCCATGCTCACGATCCTCGCGATCGGTGAGCGTTGCGCAGAGATGCTTGCTGAGACCTGGGGCGGCAACGAGTGGGCGCAGCGTGCTCGTTTGTAA
- a CDS encoding Pantothenate kinase: MAEIVRPAMKKRRLSSSADMQQAIAQPGSIKINVTGAHIIDHEDGDSSPDRSPTSSQQEDEEHSFQHHKRDIRLPNHTAVVSHVAADIGGSLAKVVYFTRESTSQELGGRLSFLSFETDKIDACIEYLRTLQVKHQQTNGMDKATKLSIMATGGGAYKFYDRIKERLGVEVEREDEMECLIKGLDFFITQIPNEVFTYNDSDPDNAVEFQEPRSDVYPYLLVNIGSGVSMIKVSGPAQYQRIGGTSLGGGTLWGLLSLLTGARNFDDMLDMADKGDNSAVDLLVGDIYGEGMGYEKIGLSERTIASSFGKVLKRKREAERQAEDGTCSNGDTRTKFTPLTHDMDEAAGSGLVGDGRMFKPEDISRSLLYAISNNIGQIAYLQSEKHDLKRIYFGGSFIRGHQQTIHTLSFAIKFWSKATKQAFFLRHEGYLGAVGAFVKRKPPNWARAMSAEPGDE; this comes from the exons ATGGCGGAGATTGTACGACCGGCCATGAAGAAACGAAGGCTATCAAGCTCGGCTGATATGCAGCAAGCAATTGCACAACCGGGATCGATCAAGATCAATGTCACTGGCGCTCATATCATTGACCACGAAGATGGAGACTCTTCACCAGATCGATCTCCCACCAGCAGCCAGCAGGAGGACGAGGAGCATTCCTTTCAGCACCACAAGCGAGACATTCGACTTCCGAACCATACCGCGGTGGTGAGCCATGTGGCAGCAGACATTGGTGGCTCGCTTGCAAAGGTCGTTTACTTTACTAGAGAAAGCACATCGCAAGAACTCGGCGGCAGGCTCAGCTTTCTTTCATTTGAGACAGATAAGATTGACGCATGCATCGAGTATCTGCGGACGCTCCAGGTGAAGCATCAGCAAACGAATGGCATGGACAAGGCAACCAAACTGAGTATCATGGCGACCGGTGGCGGGGCTTACAAATTCTACGATCGAATTAAGGAACGGCTTGGTGTTGAAGTCGAGCGGGAGGACGAGATGGAATGTCTCATCAAGGGTCTCGACTTCTTTATTACGCAGATCCCCAACGAGGTCTTCACATACAACGACAGCGACCCAGATAATGCAGTAGAGTTCCAGGAGCCACGATCTGACGTCTATCCTTACCTCCTGGTCAACATTGGAAGTGGTGTTTCGATGATCAAAGTGTCTGGGCCAGCGCAATACCAGCGTATTGGTGGTACATCACTTGGAGGTGGTACTTTGTGGGGACTCCTATCTTTACTCACTGGAGCACGTAACTTCGATGACATGTTGGACATGGCCGACAAAGGCGACAACAGCGCAGTCGATCTTTTGGTTGGTGACATTTATGGAGAAGGCATGGGTTACGAGAAGATTGGCCTGAGCGAAAGGACGATCGCGAGTAGTTTTGGCAAAGTGCTCAAACGAAAGCGAGAAGCAGAAAGACAGGCCGAAGATGGCACTTGCAGTAATGGCGATACGAGGACGAAGTTCACACCTCTTACTCACGACATGGACGAGGCCGCTGGTAGTGGTCTGGTCGGTGACGGCCGCATGTTCAAACCGGAGGATATATCGCGTAGTTTGCTTTACGCCATCAG TAATAACATCGGTCAAATCGCCTACTTACAATCAGAAAAGCACGACCTGAAGCGAATATACTTTGGCGGATCTTTCATACGCGGCCACCAACAGACGATACACACATTATCCTTTGCCATCAAGTTCTGGAGTAAAGCAACGAAGCAAGCGTTCTTCCTGCGACATGAAGGATATCTTGGCGCAGTTGGCGCCTTTGTAAAGCGAAAGCCGCCCAATTGGGCTCGAGCCATGAGTGCAGAACCAGGAGATGAATGA
- a CDS encoding Replication termination factor 2, with translation MGNDGGSIPTRRELVKEAARDPSATQIKETQHEHQEFHWTTDPISLEPLAHPVVSDSSGKLYNKSTILEYLVEGTRKEDADRITQGSIRSLKDVVEVKFEVDKEATESANGATKHVYWKCPVTGDRLGPGSKAAYIVPCGHAFSGSAIKEVSGEKCLTCETEYASNDIIPIVPTSREDIARLSLRARTLLEKNLSHSLKKAPGGKKRKKKDEPTEVLADENSGSTNKVKSKASSKVKDMGENGANGINNASTASLTAQVMEEQEKAKRRRLENDNVKSLFSSRDQSKPIGKSSDFMTRGFSVPQAKR, from the coding sequence ATGGGTAACGACGGCGGCAGTATCCCGACTCGCCGCGAGCTGGTCAAGGAAGCAGCACGTGATCCCAGCGCGACACAGATCAAGGAGACGCAGCACGAGCACCAAGAGTTCCACTGGACGACAGACCCCATATCGCTAGAGCCGCTGGCGCATCCCGTGGTATCAGACTCATCGGGAAAGCTGTACAACAAATCCACGATCCTTGAGTATCTCGTGGAAGGTACGCGGAAGGAAGATGCCGACCGCATCACACAAGGCTCGATCCGAAGTCTAAAGGACGTGGTGGAGGTCAAGTTCGAGGTGGACAAGGAGGCTACCGAGTCGGCGAACGGCGCGACCAAGCACGTCTACTGGAAGTGTCCTGTGACAGGCGACAGGCTGGGCCCGGGCTCAAAGGCGGCGTACATTGTGCCCTGCGGTCATGCTTTCTCTGGCAGTGCGATCAAGGAAGTGTCGGGCGAGAAGTGCTTGACATGCGAGACGGAGTATGCTTCGAACGATATCATACCGATCGTCCCCACATCAAGAGAGGACATTGCGAGGTTATCACTACGAGCCAGGACATTACTGGAGAAGAACTTGTCACATTCGCTGAAGAAGGCGCCCGGCGGGAAGAAGCGCAAGAAGAAGGACGAGCCGACTGAGGTCCTGGCGGATGAGAACTCGGGGTCAACGAACAAGGTGAAATCGAAAGCATCCTCCAAGGTCAAGGATATGGGAGAGAATGGTGCAAATGGCATCAACAACGCCTCCACGGCATCGCTCACGGCCCAGGTCATGGAAGAGCAAGAAAAGGCTAAGAGGCGAAGGCTGGAGAATGACAACGTCAAGAGTCTATTCTCCTCCAGGGATCAGAGTAAGCCGATTGGCAAGAGCAGTGACTTCATGACACGAGGATTCAGTGTTCCACAGGCGAAGCGATGA